The Candidatus Zixiibacteriota bacterium genome segment CCGTGGAGTTTTGCGGCATCGTCGTTGAGATGACGAAGCTGCTCGTCGGTGTGATCGCCGGTCTGGCCAAGCCGCAAGTCGCGGCCATCCGGGAAACCGTGGCACGTATCGACAGACTGGAGGAGGAGGCGGATCTTCTGCTCTACAGCAGTCTGGCCACGCTCTTTGAATCAGAGCCGGATGCCAAGGCGGTCATCCAGTGGCAGGGGCTGTTGGAGATGTTGGAGGAGGTGACGGACAGTTGCCATCATGTCACCTCCGTCGCCGTGTCCATCGTCCGCAAGGAGAGTTGAGCCGGCGATGTCCGCTCTTCTTGTCTTCGTGCTCGCGCTGGTCCTGCTGGCCGAATTCGTGAACGGCTGGACCGACGCGCCGAATGCCATCGTCACGGTCGTCTCGACCAAGGTCCTGTCGCGCACGCAGGCGGTGGCGTTGGCCGTTGTGTTCAACGTCATCGGTGTGCTGTCGGGCACCGCCGTGGCCACGACGATCGGCAAGGGGATCGTGGATCTGGCGGTGGTGAATCCGCCGACCATTGCCGCCAGTCTGATCGGCGTCATTGTCTGGGGCTCGGTGGCGGCGCGTTTCGGGATTCCGACCAGCGAATCGCATGCGCTGGTGGCGGGGCTGGCCGGGGCGGCGTTGGGCGTGGCGGGGCCGGAGGCGTTGGTCTGGAGCGGATGGAGAAAAGTGCTGATCGGTCTGGTGATGTCCAGCGCCGTCGGTCTTGGCGGCGGTTTCCTTTTGGCGACGCTCGTCAAGAAGGCGTTTGCCTCCACGGCTCCGGCCGCGACGGGCCGGCGGTTTCGGCATTGGCAGGTTGTCTCGGCGGCGTTCATGGCGTTCAATCACGGCTCGAACGACGGGCAGAAGTTTATGGGGGTATTCGCCATGGTGCTGGTTCTGGGCGGCGTGTTGCCGCACTTCAGCGTGCCGCTCTGGGTCGTGGCTCTCTGCGCGGTGACGATGGGCATCGGGACCTCGATCGGCGGATGGCGAATCATTCGTGAAATGGGCATGCGCATGGTCGACATCAAGCCGTGGCAGGGGTTTTGTGCCGAGACGGCCGCCGGCCTCACGATCTTCTCCGCCTCGCATTTCGGGATTCCACTGAGCACGACGCACTCCATCACGACGTCTCTCATGGGCGTGGCGGCCTCCGGGCGAATCTCGCGGGTCCGTTGGGACATCGCGCAAAAGGTGGCCTGGGCGTGGTTGCTCACGTTTCCCATCTGCGCCGCCCTCGCCTTCCTGGCGTCGCTACTTATCAAAGCCGTTTTCCCGCCGACCTGAACGGGGATGAACATATGTCTTCGTCTTCCTGCTGTCGTCTGGCGCGCGTCGGAGGGCGGATGACGTGCCGATGAGGACAGGGGGTATTCTCATGTTCGAGCATCGGCATGAGCCGTTGTTGGCCCGGACGGCCTTTGCCGCGAGGCTGGTTCGGCACGCGCTGATGGCGACTGGGATGATTGCCGGATCGCTGGGAATCGGGGTGGTTGGGTACCACGGGTGCGAAGGGATGCCGTGGATCGACGCATTGGTCAATGCGGCCATGATCCTCGGCGGGATGGGACCGGTCAACCCCGGCGCCGGGTGCCCTCACCCGGCGCAAGTCCTCGCCACATCACGGTCGGGTGTGGGCACCCGACCGCACATGTGCGGAATTGGGAGGTTTCTCAACAAGCCCTAACAGGCTGCTGAAAGAGGTCAATCCATGTCATTCTGAGCCCCGCCGATGTTGGGCGGGGCGAAGAATCTGCTGTCGGTTTCATAGGTAGAGACAGCAGATCCCTCGCTCCGCTCGGGATGACAATGGTCGGACAGGTCCGCATTTCTTGGGTTCTTCAGCAACCTGCTATAGGCCCGTGGCACCAAATGCTCATATCCCCTTCGAGGTTAAGACACCCACTGTAGTCGCGATGGATCTGTCCACAAGAGAGGGGCGAAGACGAGCTTTTCTCCTGCGGGACAATTGGTGCCCGGTTGCAGGCGCGATCCTTGTGTTCGCCCTCGTGCGTGTCAGCCGCGCGGGGTCACGCGAGTCCCGGGGGGAGCATCCTTGGCGGCGCGCCCATCATCGTGACAACCGGCGCAGTTGGGCGGTGTGTCGTAATGGCGTCCGGGATGACAGTCGGTGCAGTCAACTTGGACATGGGTCTCGTCGAGCTGGAGACCGGTCACAGCATGGGAGAAGTTCTCCTGATTCCAGCCGGCGTGACAGGCGGCACAGGCCATGGTGAGGCGCCCAATGCGTTTCCCAGTGGGATGACAGGCACGGCACTCCAGCCCGCGGTGGTAGTGGCTCGATTCCCAGCCGGTCGACGCATGTGTGAAGGCGGGTCGCTCACCCGTGCATGACATTTGGCGCAGCGGTTCTTCACGTGGCAGTTGTTGCAGGTGGCGTGGATCACTTCCTGGGTCTTGGCCAGGTTCGGTGTCTTCTGCAGATCATGGCAGCGGCTGCAATTCTCCTGCTGATGATAGTCGACACAGCGTAGCCCGAACAGATCGATGTTCTCCTTGTGGTAGAACGTCACGACGGGTCCGGCGACATAGGGCGTCTGGTAGGTTTTCTTCTCCGGCTCGGTGATGGTCGGATGGGCGATCCCCATGATGTCCGATGAATCGAGCGTCATCTGTTCCGTCGGTTTCCCCGGCTGGGGGAGGTGGCAAAGGACACAGCCGGTGTCATGGCTCCATTCACGGTGACAACCGAGATACTGGCGGTGGTAGGCGCCCTTGAGCCCAGGCTGACGGAGGTTGTTGGGGTTGGTCTCGCCGCCGTGGCATTCCCGGCACGGGGGGATGCGTCCGGGCGGGCTGAAATGGTGACATGTGGCGCAGTCGTTGGCCATCTCCGCCATGCCGGCGTGAATCTTGTGATTGAAATGGACGGGTTGATACAGATCGGCCGATTGGCCCAACAAGGCGGAATCAGAAGCCTCGGCCAGACCGTGC includes the following:
- a CDS encoding cytochrome c3 family protein, with translation MNRIIPPLTLIALAAVTASGVGRAADSTGLAVEMPHLDCATCHTCAAPTTADPCLQPCTRLMMSHASGAHGLAEASDSALLGQSADLYQPVHFNHKIHAGMAEMANDCATCHHFSPPGRIPPCRECHGGETNPNNLRQPGLKGAYHRQYLGCHREWSHDTGCVLCHLPQPGKPTEQMTLDSSDIMGIAHPTITEPEKKTYQTPYVAGPVVTFYHKENIDLFGLRCVDYHQQENCSRCHDLQKTPNLAKTQEVIHATCNNCHVKNRCAKCHARVSDPPSHMRRPAGNRATTTAGWSAVPVIPLGNALGASPWPVPPVTPAGIRRTSPML
- a CDS encoding inorganic phosphate transporter — protein: MSALLVFVLALVLLAEFVNGWTDAPNAIVTVVSTKVLSRTQAVALAVVFNVIGVLSGTAVATTIGKGIVDLAVVNPPTIAASLIGVIVWGSVAARFGIPTSESHALVAGLAGAALGVAGPEALVWSGWRKVLIGLVMSSAVGLGGGFLLATLVKKAFASTAPAATGRRFRHWQVVSAAFMAFNHGSNDGQKFMGVFAMVLVLGGVLPHFSVPLWVVALCAVTMGIGTSIGGWRIIREMGMRMVDIKPWQGFCAETAAGLTIFSASHFGIPLSTTHSITTSLMGVAASGRISRVRWDIAQKVAWAWLLTFPICAALAFLASLLIKAVFPPT
- a CDS encoding cytochrome c3 family protein, translating into MECRACHPTGKRIGRLTMACAACHAGWNQENFSHAVTGLQLDETHVQVDCTDCHPGRHYDTPPNCAGCHDDGRAAKDAPPGTRVTPRG